From a single Silene latifolia isolate original U9 population chromosome 6, ASM4854445v1, whole genome shotgun sequence genomic region:
- the LOC141588621 gene encoding F-box protein At5g07610-like: MFHQNKDNSAEFNSTNSGEIIGHNDGILSEILLPLTTKQLTGFKLVAKQWRSLISDHHFLSRYTLRHPPSLSGLFLVPQHQNENDENLIEYIPLQKTHSLATAIHFLNFRSIKIIQSCNGLLLTCHGQKLYVFNPTTGKSQLIPNCPNQVLNKNLEIPFSPYSSTYYSLAFDPKKSIHYMIICIEKSEDKCRIATYSSNVKLWRLSKTREISAPRDVDFSKAIYCNGVIHWTRRTPRGVYFDIEKELMNQMPEIPRKEQYSCEYFGQSKGRLYSVFTMEGLHYYELFEMERDYSRWVFKCRIDLDELAFKFPKMGRGISCQNALFKYPCHVLSVVHSRNGKVPKVIMSIPGEIIAYNCKKKTSWKICDSRLRSKDRRLWYNVYCVYDNFDSLSPV, translated from the coding sequence ATGTTTCACCAAAACAAAGATAATTCCGCGGAATTCAATTCAACAAACTCAGGCGAGATCATAGGCCACAATGACGGAATTCTTTCCGAAATTCTACTTCCGTTAACTACAAAGCAACTCACCGGCTTCAAGTTAGTCGCGAAACAGTGGCGTTCTTTGATATCCGACCATCATTTTCTATCAAGGTATACCCTTCGTCACCCTCCTTCTCTTTCCGGCCTTTTCCTAGTCCCTCAACATCAAAATGAAAATGACGAAAATCTTATCGAGTACATTCCCTTACAGAAAACTCACTCATTAGCCACGGCAATACATTTCTTAAATTTCCGAAGCATCAAAATTATACAATCTTGTAATGGACTATTGCTCACCTGTCATGGCCAAAAACTTTATGTTTTCAATCCAACGACCGGAAAATCACAACTCATTCCTAACTGCCCGAATCAAGTACTTAATAAAAACCTCGAAATCCCCTTTTCTCCTTATAGCTCTACTTATTACAGTCTTGCATTTGATCCAAAAAAGTCGATACATTACATGATAATTTGCATTGAAAAATCAGAGGATAAATGCAGAATAGCAACATATTCATCAAATGTAAAGCTTTGGAGACTCTCAAAAACTCGTGAAATTTCCGCTCCTCGTGATGTAGACTTCAGTAAAGCAATATACTGCAATGGCGTGATTCATTGGACGAGAAGAACCCCAAGAGGAGTGTATTTTGATATCGAGAAGGAATTGATGAACCAAATGCCCGAAATTCCAAGGAAAGAGCAATATAGCTGTGAATATTTCGGTCAGTCTAAAGGGCGGTTATATAGTGTGTTCACAATGGAAGGATTGCATTATTACGAGCTATTCGAGATGGAGAGGGATTACTCGAGATGGGTTTTCAAGTGTAGGATTGACCTTGATGAATTGGCATTCAAGTTTCCAAAAATGGGCAGGGGAATTAGTTGTCAAAATGCTCTTTTTAAGTACCCATGTCATGTTCTTTCGGTTGTTCATAGTAGAAATGGTAAAGTTCCGAAGGTTATTATGTCGATTCCTGGTGAGATTATTGCTTATAATTGTAAGAAAAAGACGTCGTGGAAGATTTGTGATTCGAGGCTCAGATCAAAAGATAGGAGATTATGGTACAATGTTTACTGTGTTTATGACAACTTCGACTCCTTGTCTCCTGTGTAA